The following DNA comes from Rosa rugosa chromosome 5, drRosRugo1.1, whole genome shotgun sequence.
AAATTGGATCGTACCGTTTCAATAGTCTTTTCCATCCTGCCTTTCTGAAATATAACATACATTTTTCAATACAAATGAGCTCTTCTTGACACCATCAGAAAAACTCAAAGAGCCTTAAATACAGTTTACCCAAGCACACACACTACATGTTATTATCCGAGACCATATAGAAAAACTTACAGCATCTTTTTCAATCACAGACTTCTCCGCTTCTATTTCTTCAATAGTAGCACCCCTTACAGTTCCAGCTCTGGATATTTCATCAAAATAAATATCAGAAAGCGAATCAGTCTACACACAACGACTGACTTGGAGAAATTCCATTAACTATAGTGGCAACTCTACACACCCCAAGTCCCCATTGCATTTCGGACATAGAATCATCTTACATGGCTGAGCATGTGAAAACCAACATATGCAATTATAACCCAATTTCAAGTCCATTACAACATCAACAACAATTCCGCAACAGCCGAGAGTACAATTCTGCGGCAATAATAACTTGCCTCTGTTTGCAACAATTGCTCCTTCACGACAATGGGATTGCCAGAAAACTTAGCAACGCCACCAGGAGGTGTCACATAACTAGCAGCTGAGCTCCACGAGCACATATTAACAGCACTGGGCTGGCATTTCTTCCAAACCCGTGCACCGCCATAAGaatctgtaaaaaaaaaaagaaattgtacAGCATTTAGTATCTGAAACAACAACACCACCCACCAATCCAAAACGAAGCCACAAAACGATTACAACACTGAAGTCCAAAAGGGTCCCTCCGAGATTGAACCAATAGCATAAAAATCGTAACTTTCTAGTATAAGAATGCAATAACTCTACAAAATGGGTAATGGGTGATGGGTACCTCGAATGGAGAGGAGGGCTTTGGGAGGGTTTAGCTTCGGTTGGAGGATGGACCGTGCAGGAGTCGCAGGGTCGCCATGAAAGGCGAAGACTTGTGCTATTCTGAGTGGATGCTTAAGTAGTGAGCGACATAAATGATCGAAACAACCAATTTCGAATTAAATTGTAAAATTGAATACAAAATTAACACCAGGAACTTAGAACCTTTCTATGACATTGGGGTTAGCGAGAGGGAGAGGAGGACCGAGCTGCCACGAATCGGAGTCGGGAACTCCGCCGAGATGCGCGAGAAGTGGAGAGGCGAGGTGCGTCGCTAAGAGCGCTTGAGGAAGAAGCCGAGGAAGCAGGAGGAGGGCAGAGAGGGTCCAGATAGAATTCGAAGGTGTTTGGTAAAACTTTGTTTTACTGCATTCTTCCGCATTTTTCTTGTTCACTAACCCCAATTCACTAACGCCGTTCATCAACTTTGATATCACGTGCCCAGCACATGCGCCGTGTACATCCACGGCCGTGTACTGAAGACTCTCCGCATTTTTCTTTACAGGTACATATTTTCTCTGGAGAGGCAAAGCCCCAGATAGATCAGTCTTTAGGAACAAACATGCATACAGAAACAAGGTATACAACAAACGTTGTGTAGCTAATCCAACAGGCATGTTCAGCTTTTAAAGTATCAACGGCAGATTAGCTGATGAAAAATGATCATCACCTTTTACCTACTGTAAATGCTAGCTGGTAATTGAAACCTTGCAATACTTACCATGTGTGATGTGTTCAGTCTTTatcacatttttcttttcacaaGATATGGCTTTAGAGTTTAGACTCATGAATAACAATTGGAATCGCATACAATTAGGCTAGGACAACAATACCGACTCTTTGAGGAGCTAGCCTTCAAGAACTCTGACAAGCTTCAATAAAGTTTTGTATAAAACTAGAAAATGAACTAAAATTAAATATGATTAAGAAATGCTTCAGATAGCTTATGAGTTTGGAACCCATTATATATCAAGCAGATTCTTcctttttcattattttctaCGGTAAGTGATGAAGAGTGTTTGTGATTTCTTGAGCTATATCGGTCTAGGCAATAATGAACATGAAGAGAAACAAATCTTAGGTTTTACACTCTGCCGATGTCTCTGTATATGTTGCTCTCTCATACTGCATATATACTTGGAGTAAAATACAAATAGTTTTTAACTGGAAGGTAGGAAACGTACATTTTTACAATGTATTATTTTGACAATGGTGTCATGAGTCCCTCAGGTAAGAACTAAGTTTGAGATGTGCAATTTTACAGATTCTGTAACGTAAAAAATGAGAAAAGGGACTCCGGCCAGTTCTTGTCTTTAACCCAACTATAAACAAATAATGTTTTGATGATGAGGTATACTTGAAGCAAGTTTGTTATGGGAGTTCGTCACAAACATTAACTTAATTGTAAGACTTTTGAAAGGTTTCAAGATTGGAATGCACAATTCAAACTTGAAATAGTAAAGATATTCTTTGATCTTTATATAAGGCCTGCTGCAGAGATGCCCTTTTAAACTATTTGTGTCTGTGTTTACTAGCTCCGTCCCTGCTCCCAAGTCTCAAGGGCTAGCTGAtgttctagctagctagctagacatATAGTTTTGTACAATATTGAAATTTGGGGCATAGTTGGAACCCCGGCCTGCCTCTTAGCAAAGAACTAACTTCAAATTTGTTGAACTAATTGGATTGTCACAAGAGTGATGAATACTTGGATGATAAAGTTTCTCTCGAAGTCTGGGAAAAGATattaa
Coding sequences within:
- the LOC133710179 gene encoding ribosome-recycling factor, chloroplastic-like encodes the protein MDLKLGYNCICWFSHAQPCKMILCPKCNGDLGAGTVRGATIEEIEAEKSVIEKDAKGRMEKTIETVRSNFNSIRTGRASPAMLGKIEVDYYGSPVGLKSLAQISSPDGTSLLLSPYDKSSLKSIEKAIVASDLGMDSK